The following proteins are co-located in the Manihot esculenta cultivar AM560-2 chromosome 7, M.esculenta_v8, whole genome shotgun sequence genome:
- the LOC110618918 gene encoding proline-rich receptor-like protein kinase PERK15 isoform X3: MNYANPRLYIVILRLIIFLLTTILNPRLQILVLPCFFQKSVASLTSLDQIRELKYPENYPSQKVSEKSDVYSYGVVLLELITGRKTKVEGIDIVTWAKSRIEYALRSGDFTNLLDPKLQMNCVEEELRIMICCSTACVYKPSHFRPLMKEIVRALEGYMSIKDIWDEKNDNKFLSDNPKPNGSHNVDEFQHTVPKPLVLSEAINGIESRNFTQQELMVTTNGSSNTTKVNKKFRAYFEDDYKLNSFTYQELIVATRGFSEDNRLDEGPLGQVYKGDLNGEKVTVKKFNNPRKQEEEYKKMKAIGSSFHHRNVVNLIGYCEEGANRLLVYEFIPQGKSFRCYLSDGGSTLPWITRIRICIRAADIQALLLTSDECWWDPSLHWKDIFLLGDDDLEPKLAEYGREKFFSDFSPHKSNSCMAPEYTSTRMFTQKTRVYSCGVMLLEMITGKEAVDAVLQWAVPQLERARSSGNYDFVDRRLKDYNKIEMDRMIACSLACLRDNPQDRPEMSQIVEVLKGNIDLQDL, translated from the exons ATGAACTAT GCAAACCCAAGATTATACATCGTGATATTAAGGCTGATAATATTCTTGTTGACGACAATTTTGAACCCAAG GTTGCAGATTTTGGTCTTGCCTTGTTTTTTCCAGAAATCGGTAGCCTCACTCACATCTCTAGATCAAATAAGGGAACTGAAGT ATCCAGAAAATTATCCCTCTCAGAAAGTATCTGAAAAGTCGGATGTTTATTCCTATGGTGTAGTGCTATTAGAGCTAATAACCGGGAGAAAAACTAAAGTTGAAGGCATAGATATTGTTACTTGG GCAAAATCTCGAATTGAATATGCTTTACGCAGTGGAGATTTTACAAATCTTTTAGATCCTAAATTACAAATGAATTGTGTCGAAGAGGAATTAAGAATAATGATTTGTTGCTCTACAGCTTGTGTATACAAACCTTCACACTTTCGCCCACTAATGAAAGAG ATAGTTCGAGCTCTCGAAGGATATATGAGTATAAAGGATATATGGGATGAGAAGAATGACAACAAATTCTTGAGTG ATAACCCTAAGCCTAATGGTTCTCATAATGTTGACGAGTTCCAGCATACGGTACCAAAGCCTCTTGTCCTTTCAGAAGCTATTAATGGCATTGAGTCGAGGAATTTTACTCAACAGGAACTCATGGTTACAACTAATGGCTCCTCTAATACCACTAAAGTCAATAAGAAGTTTCGAGCTTATTTTGAAGACGATTATAAGCTGAATAGCTTTACTTATCAAGAACTTATAGTGGCAACTAGAGGTTTCTCTGAGGACAACCGTCTTGACGAAGGTCCTTTGGGTCAAGTCTACAAGGGAGACCTAAATGGTGAAAAGGTGACAgttaagaaatttaataatcCTAGGAAGCAAGAAGAGGAATACAAGAAGATGAAAGCTATTGGGAGTAGTTTCCATCACAGAAATGTTGTTAACCTTATTGGATACTGCGAAGAAGGAGCCAACAGACTGCTTGTTTATGAGTTTATTCCGCAAGGCAAATCCTTCAGATGTTATTTAAGTG ATGGCGGTTCAACTTTGCCCTGGATTACCAGAATTCGGATCTGCATTCGTGCCGCGGATATTCAGGCTTTGCTGCTCACAAGTG ATGAGTGCTGGTGGGATCCATCACTTCATTGGAAGGACATCTTTCTTCTTGGTGATGATGATTTAGAACCAAAG TTAGCAGAGTATGGACGTGAAAAGTTTTTTTCAGATTTCTCCCCTCATAAATCCAATAG TTGTATGGCTCCTGAATATACTAGTACTAGGATGTTCACCCAGAAGACCAGAGTTTATTCTTGTGGCGTAATGCTTTTAGAGATGATAACTGGGAAAGAAGCTGTTGATGCTGTACTTCAATGG GCGGTACCTCAACTTGAAAGGGCTCGGTCCAGCGGCAATTATGATTTTGTCGACAGGAGATTGAAggattataataaaattgaaatggATCGAATGATTGCTTGTTCCTTGGCCTGTTTACGTGATAATCCACAAGATCGACCGGAAATGAGTCAG ATAGTTGAAGTTTTAAAAGGAAATATCGATCTTCAAGATctctga
- the LOC110618918 gene encoding proline-rich receptor-like protein kinase PERK15 isoform X2 has product MKIAIGSAKGLEYLHELCKPKIIHRDIKADNILVDDNFEPKVADFGLALFFPEIGSLTHISRSNKGTEVYADPENYPSQKVSEKSDVYSYGVVLLELITGRKTKVEGIDIVTWAKSRIEYALRSGDFTNLLDPKLQMNCVEEELRIMICCSTACVYKPSHFRPLMKEIVRALEGYMSIKDIWDEKNDNKFLSDNPKPNGSHNVDEFQHTVPKPLVLSEAINGIESRNFTQQELMVTTNGSSNTTKVNKKFRAYFEDDYKLNSFTYQELIVATRGFSEDNRLDEGPLGQVYKGDLNGEKVTVKKFNNPRKQEEEYKKMKAIGSSFHHRNVVNLIGYCEEGANRLLVYEFIPQGKSFRCYLSDGGSTLPWITRIRICIRAADIQALLLTSDECWWDPSLHWKDIFLLGDDDLEPKLAEYGREKFFSDFSPHKSNSCMAPEYTSTRMFTQKTRVYSCGVMLLEMITGKEAVDAVLQWAVPQLERARSSGNYDFVDRRLKDYNKIEMDRMIACSLACLRDNPQDRPEMSQIVEVLKGNIDLQDL; this is encoded by the exons ATGAAAATTGCTATAGGATCAGCTAAAGGGTTGGAATACCTACATGAACTAT GCAAACCCAAGATTATACATCGTGATATTAAGGCTGATAATATTCTTGTTGACGACAATTTTGAACCCAAG GTTGCAGATTTTGGTCTTGCCTTGTTTTTTCCAGAAATCGGTAGCCTCACTCACATCTCTAGATCAAATAAGGGAACTGAAGT TTATGCAGATCCAGAAAATTATCCCTCTCAGAAAGTATCTGAAAAGTCGGATGTTTATTCCTATGGTGTAGTGCTATTAGAGCTAATAACCGGGAGAAAAACTAAAGTTGAAGGCATAGATATTGTTACTTGG GCAAAATCTCGAATTGAATATGCTTTACGCAGTGGAGATTTTACAAATCTTTTAGATCCTAAATTACAAATGAATTGTGTCGAAGAGGAATTAAGAATAATGATTTGTTGCTCTACAGCTTGTGTATACAAACCTTCACACTTTCGCCCACTAATGAAAGAG ATAGTTCGAGCTCTCGAAGGATATATGAGTATAAAGGATATATGGGATGAGAAGAATGACAACAAATTCTTGAGTG ATAACCCTAAGCCTAATGGTTCTCATAATGTTGACGAGTTCCAGCATACGGTACCAAAGCCTCTTGTCCTTTCAGAAGCTATTAATGGCATTGAGTCGAGGAATTTTACTCAACAGGAACTCATGGTTACAACTAATGGCTCCTCTAATACCACTAAAGTCAATAAGAAGTTTCGAGCTTATTTTGAAGACGATTATAAGCTGAATAGCTTTACTTATCAAGAACTTATAGTGGCAACTAGAGGTTTCTCTGAGGACAACCGTCTTGACGAAGGTCCTTTGGGTCAAGTCTACAAGGGAGACCTAAATGGTGAAAAGGTGACAgttaagaaatttaataatcCTAGGAAGCAAGAAGAGGAATACAAGAAGATGAAAGCTATTGGGAGTAGTTTCCATCACAGAAATGTTGTTAACCTTATTGGATACTGCGAAGAAGGAGCCAACAGACTGCTTGTTTATGAGTTTATTCCGCAAGGCAAATCCTTCAGATGTTATTTAAGTG ATGGCGGTTCAACTTTGCCCTGGATTACCAGAATTCGGATCTGCATTCGTGCCGCGGATATTCAGGCTTTGCTGCTCACAAGTG ATGAGTGCTGGTGGGATCCATCACTTCATTGGAAGGACATCTTTCTTCTTGGTGATGATGATTTAGAACCAAAG TTAGCAGAGTATGGACGTGAAAAGTTTTTTTCAGATTTCTCCCCTCATAAATCCAATAG TTGTATGGCTCCTGAATATACTAGTACTAGGATGTTCACCCAGAAGACCAGAGTTTATTCTTGTGGCGTAATGCTTTTAGAGATGATAACTGGGAAAGAAGCTGTTGATGCTGTACTTCAATGG GCGGTACCTCAACTTGAAAGGGCTCGGTCCAGCGGCAATTATGATTTTGTCGACAGGAGATTGAAggattataataaaattgaaatggATCGAATGATTGCTTGTTCCTTGGCCTGTTTACGTGATAATCCACAAGATCGACCGGAAATGAGTCAG ATAGTTGAAGTTTTAAAAGGAAATATCGATCTTCAAGATctctga
- the LOC110618918 gene encoding proline-rich receptor-like protein kinase PERK13 isoform X1: MACLINCFRNTETNPSIGSRERFGLREYSYGKLADSTDKFSNANLLGEGGFGQVYKGSIDGKVVAIKKLKQLPDEQSREGLEQEIKVVSSVSHKNLVKLVGYCIEGPNRLLVLEYVPQRSLKFHLHGNNILEWKNRMKIAIGSAKGLEYLHELCKPKIIHRDIKADNILVDDNFEPKVADFGLALFFPEIGSLTHISRSNKGTEVYADPENYPSQKVSEKSDVYSYGVVLLELITGRKTKVEGIDIVTWAKSRIEYALRSGDFTNLLDPKLQMNCVEEELRIMICCSTACVYKPSHFRPLMKEIVRALEGYMSIKDIWDEKNDNKFLSDNPKPNGSHNVDEFQHTVPKPLVLSEAINGIESRNFTQQELMVTTNGSSNTTKVNKKFRAYFEDDYKLNSFTYQELIVATRGFSEDNRLDEGPLGQVYKGDLNGEKVTVKKFNNPRKQEEEYKKMKAIGSSFHHRNVVNLIGYCEEGANRLLVYEFIPQGKSFRCYLSDGGSTLPWITRIRICIRAADIQALLLTSDECWWDPSLHWKDIFLLGDDDLEPKLAEYGREKFFSDFSPHKSNSCMAPEYTSTRMFTQKTRVYSCGVMLLEMITGKEAVDAVLQWAVPQLERARSSGNYDFVDRRLKDYNKIEMDRMIACSLACLRDNPQDRPEMSQIVEVLKGNIDLQDL, encoded by the exons ATGGCTTGCTTGATTAACTGTTTCAGAAACACTGAGACCAATCCCAGCATTGGCAGTAGAG AAAGATTTGGGCtaagagaatatagctatggtaAACTAGCAGATTCAACTGACAAGTTCTCCAATGCAAATCTCCTTGGTGAGGGTGGTTTTGGCCAAGTTTACAAAGGATCAATAGATGGCAAAGTTGTTGCTATTAAGAAACTTAAACAACTTCCAGATGAACAATCCAGAGAAGGATTGGAGCAAGAGATCAAGGTTGTTAGCAGTGTGAGTCATAAAAATCTTGTTAAACTAGTCGGATACTGTATCGAAGGACCCAATAGATTGCTTGTTTTGGAGTATGTTCCCCAAAGatcattaaaatttcatttacatG GAAACAATATTCTAGAGTGGAAGAATAGAATGAAAATTGCTATAGGATCAGCTAAAGGGTTGGAATACCTACATGAACTAT GCAAACCCAAGATTATACATCGTGATATTAAGGCTGATAATATTCTTGTTGACGACAATTTTGAACCCAAG GTTGCAGATTTTGGTCTTGCCTTGTTTTTTCCAGAAATCGGTAGCCTCACTCACATCTCTAGATCAAATAAGGGAACTGAAGT TTATGCAGATCCAGAAAATTATCCCTCTCAGAAAGTATCTGAAAAGTCGGATGTTTATTCCTATGGTGTAGTGCTATTAGAGCTAATAACCGGGAGAAAAACTAAAGTTGAAGGCATAGATATTGTTACTTGG GCAAAATCTCGAATTGAATATGCTTTACGCAGTGGAGATTTTACAAATCTTTTAGATCCTAAATTACAAATGAATTGTGTCGAAGAGGAATTAAGAATAATGATTTGTTGCTCTACAGCTTGTGTATACAAACCTTCACACTTTCGCCCACTAATGAAAGAG ATAGTTCGAGCTCTCGAAGGATATATGAGTATAAAGGATATATGGGATGAGAAGAATGACAACAAATTCTTGAGTG ATAACCCTAAGCCTAATGGTTCTCATAATGTTGACGAGTTCCAGCATACGGTACCAAAGCCTCTTGTCCTTTCAGAAGCTATTAATGGCATTGAGTCGAGGAATTTTACTCAACAGGAACTCATGGTTACAACTAATGGCTCCTCTAATACCACTAAAGTCAATAAGAAGTTTCGAGCTTATTTTGAAGACGATTATAAGCTGAATAGCTTTACTTATCAAGAACTTATAGTGGCAACTAGAGGTTTCTCTGAGGACAACCGTCTTGACGAAGGTCCTTTGGGTCAAGTCTACAAGGGAGACCTAAATGGTGAAAAGGTGACAgttaagaaatttaataatcCTAGGAAGCAAGAAGAGGAATACAAGAAGATGAAAGCTATTGGGAGTAGTTTCCATCACAGAAATGTTGTTAACCTTATTGGATACTGCGAAGAAGGAGCCAACAGACTGCTTGTTTATGAGTTTATTCCGCAAGGCAAATCCTTCAGATGTTATTTAAGTG ATGGCGGTTCAACTTTGCCCTGGATTACCAGAATTCGGATCTGCATTCGTGCCGCGGATATTCAGGCTTTGCTGCTCACAAGTG ATGAGTGCTGGTGGGATCCATCACTTCATTGGAAGGACATCTTTCTTCTTGGTGATGATGATTTAGAACCAAAG TTAGCAGAGTATGGACGTGAAAAGTTTTTTTCAGATTTCTCCCCTCATAAATCCAATAG TTGTATGGCTCCTGAATATACTAGTACTAGGATGTTCACCCAGAAGACCAGAGTTTATTCTTGTGGCGTAATGCTTTTAGAGATGATAACTGGGAAAGAAGCTGTTGATGCTGTACTTCAATGG GCGGTACCTCAACTTGAAAGGGCTCGGTCCAGCGGCAATTATGATTTTGTCGACAGGAGATTGAAggattataataaaattgaaatggATCGAATGATTGCTTGTTCCTTGGCCTGTTTACGTGATAATCCACAAGATCGACCGGAAATGAGTCAG ATAGTTGAAGTTTTAAAAGGAAATATCGATCTTCAAGATctctga